A region from the Halosolutus gelatinilyticus genome encodes:
- a CDS encoding SOUL family heme-binding protein, producing the protein MRRQIAVLAAGVCGLLAAWIGWGAYVLGTTERVPAETLDRDGPFELRRYPATVLVETTAPDRSTAFRRLFRYISGENGTGDELPMTAPVTTHGETGSVAEPVRSADRGGDAVTTTAPVGTDRSVGGITMAFFLPPTYAVDAAPIPTDPDVHLVVEPSRTVAVHRFSWYATPDRVDRARRSLFAELDDRVLEHHYDPALLQYNDPWTPPFMRRNEVAVTVER; encoded by the coding sequence ATGCGAAGGCAAATCGCTGTGCTCGCCGCGGGCGTCTGCGGCCTCCTCGCGGCCTGGATCGGCTGGGGCGCGTACGTCCTCGGAACGACCGAACGCGTTCCCGCCGAGACCCTCGACCGCGACGGTCCCTTCGAACTCCGGCGCTATCCGGCGACGGTTCTAGTCGAGACGACCGCTCCGGACCGATCGACGGCGTTTCGACGCCTCTTCCGGTACATCTCGGGGGAAAACGGAACCGGCGACGAACTCCCCATGACCGCTCCCGTCACCACGCACGGCGAGACGGGTTCGGTAGCAGAACCGGTTCGATCGGCCGATCGGGGCGGCGACGCCGTGACGACGACGGCGCCGGTCGGGACGGATCGATCGGTCGGCGGGATCACGATGGCGTTTTTCCTTCCCCCGACGTACGCGGTCGACGCGGCGCCGATCCCGACCGATCCGGACGTCCACCTCGTCGTCGAACCCTCGCGAACGGTCGCCGTCCACCGATTCTCCTGGTACGCGACGCCGGATCGAGTCGATCGAGCGCGACGGTCCCTGTTCGCGGAACTCGACGACCGAGTCCTCGAGCACCACTACGATCCGGCGTTGCTCCAGTACAACGACCCGTGGACGCCACCGTTCATGCGACGGAACGAAGTGGCCGTCACCGTCGAGCGCTGA